Genomic segment of Calditrichota bacterium:
ATGCAAAGCAAGGGATCAATAACGGGCTTTTTGCCATCGGGGCCCGGCATAATTGCCGGACAGCCAATTTTGTAACACAGGTCGCACGCCACACATTTTTCCTGATCCACATAATAGGTTGGCCCTAACACTGCCCTCTTGTACAACACACAAGGGGCATCGGCAATGATGACCGACGGCTCCGGGGCATTCATTTCTTCCCGGATAATGGCTGTCATTTCTTTCAGCTTGTACGGGTCTATTCTTCTGACACGTGTAATACCAACGGCTTGTACCAATTTTTCCAGATCAAGAGGCGTGGTCGGTTCCTGTTTCAATGTTACTCCTGAGGCGGGATTTTCCTGATGTCCCGTCATGGCCGTGATGCGATTGTCGAGAATAATGATGGTTGTAATCGCTCGGTTGTACACCATGTCGATAAGGGGAGTAATTCCCGAATGAATAAACGTGGAATCGCCGATCACCCCCACAAGCTTCCTCTGGAATTTTTCCGGAGCAACCTTTACCATTCCTTCAGCCATTCCCACGGACGCCCCCATGTTCAGACAGGAATCCATGGCATCCAGAGGGGGAAGCGCCCCCAGGGTGTAACAACCGATGTCTCCTGTAACAACAGCCCGCAGCTTTTTAAGTGCCCAGAATACGCCGCGGTGCGAGCACCCGGGACACAAAACCGGCGGCCGGGCGGGTAGTTTAACATCCAGTTTTGCGGAATCTTCCTCAAGCAGAGCCTTCTTTAAAAGCGCCTCGGAAACAACGTCAGGCGTTAGTTCACCCAGGACGGGAAGAATCTCCTTTCCGGTCACGGTTATGCCCATGGCCCGGACCTGTTCTTCAATGAAAGGATCCAATTCTTCGATCACATAAAGTTTTTCCACCCGTTCGGCAAATTCTCTGATAAGCTTTTCGGGCAGGGGATGCGTCATTCCCAATTTCAAATAAGATGCATCCGGAAAAACCTCGCGGGCATACTGGTAAGCAATTCCGTTGGTAATAATACCAATTTTTCGATCGCCCCAATCCACCCAGTTCATGCCNNNNNNNNNNNNNNNNNNNNNNNNNNNNNNNNNNNNNNNNNNNNNNACAACCGGGTGGCGCAGACGCCCGGTAGACGGCAGCAGCACATTTTTGGTTAATTCCTTTTTGTAGGGTTTTAGCGGGACGTCCATTCGGCTTCCGAGCAAGACCACACTCTTGGAGTGGCTGACCCGCGTGGTGGTTCGCAGCAAAACAGGGGTATCAAAGGCTTCGCTTATTTCGAAAGCCTGAATGGTGAAATCTTTGGCCTCCTGGCTGTCGGAGGGTTCCAGCAGCGGTAATTTGGCGGCTTTTGCATACCAGCGATTGTCCTGCTCATTCTGGGAAGAATGCATTCCCGGATCATCGGCCGTCAAGATCACAAGTCCCCCGTTTACCCCCATGTAGGAAAGGCTGAACAGAGGATCGGCAGCCACGTTAAGGCCCACATGCTTCATGGCGGCAAACGCCCGGGCGCCCCCCAGCGAGGCCCCGGCGGCCGTTTCAACAGCCACCTTTTCATTTGGCGCCCACTGGGCAATAACATCCTCAAATTGGGCAATGGCTTCCAGAACCTCCGTGCTCGGTGTTCCCGGATAGGCCGAGGCAAATTTTCCGCCAGCCTCGTAAACCCCCCGGGCAATGGCTTCATTTCCAGACAATATGGCTTTGGTCATTGATATCTCCCAATATTGGTTTGATTCAATATTTTGAACACAAAAAGACCGGTAAATGAAGCACGTCTTACGAATCTTTGGCAGGGATGAGAATAAAAACAAAGTAGGCTAATATTCGGAAATTGAGAAAATAAAAACCAGCAGATACACGCATTTGATGAAAAAATCGGGAGGGTAGACTCACATTACCCCGAGATAAACCGAAAGATTTTTGACGTACCCTCCAGCTGATTTTGGGAAAAACCATCTTGCAAAGGTCTCCGCACAATTTTCGATTCATTTTTAATAAAATACAACAGAATTTTATCAAAAACAAGATCCAATTTATGTTGGGGAAAAAGTCCCCGGCACCCTATGGAACTGCCTCAATCTCAAAAATCACCGAACCTCCACCCGTCAGTTCGGCACAATCGGGACATTGCAGGCAGGCTTTTTTCTCTCCACACTCCAGACCCAATTCCTTTGGAGAAATCCCACCGGCAAGTGCCCGGTAAAAGGGCATCACACTGGCCAATCCGTGCAAGCAAATGGACTGGCTTTCCGGAATTTTCAACCGAAAACCGTCAAGAATTTCAAAATATTGTCCCATCCGGTAAACCGGACACGTACCCTTTATTTCTCTTACTCGTATCGTGAGATCCATTGGATTTCCCTCTCCTTTGCCAAAAAGGCCCTGGCACCTTGAAGGTGCCGGGGACTTCTCCAGAAATTCCCGACACGCTGTACTAAAAAGCGGCTCCCAGGTTCCGGTAGTATTGCATCAGAACAAATCCAAGAACTCCAATAAAAAAACCAATGACCAGAACAAAGACCAGAAAAACACCCGCAAAGGCGATCAAATCCTTCCCGGGAGAATCCCGATAGCGCGTGAATTTGTAAACAATGGTGTCGTAGAATGTCTTTCCAACAAACACGATTGCCAGAGCGATACCGGCCGTAATCTTAAATACCTGCATGCGGGAGGTAATGGGCGTGCCGATGGGAAGCAAGAGGTACAAAACAACCAGCCATTTTCCGATTTCAAGGGATATTGATTTAATTGTGGATTTCATGGGTTTTACGGCTCCAGCCAGAAGGCATCTTCGTAATGCCGAAAAACGGGTTTGCCTTTTTCGAACTGAACGGTCACCACATCAAAACGCACGCTCGAATGGGGCGTGTTATGCGAGGCCAAGTAGGCGTTTGCCGCCGATCCCAGATGGCGCTGCTTTTTTTTATCCACGCGAAAAATGGGGTCTTCCTCATCGATCACATAACGGGTTTTGACTTCTACGAAAACAAGGAACTCATCTTTTTCAGCAATCAGATCAATCTCTCCGTGCCGGCTTCTGAAATTTTTCTCCAGAATGCGGTAGCCCTTTTTCTGCAGAAATCGCTCTGCCAAATGTTCCCCCGTTTTCCCCAGGGCATTGTGTTTACTGGAAATTTTCATAGCCCTTCCAATGAAAGGATTTGCGGTGGATTTCAGACGGCCCAAATTGCTGTAAGGCCTGAATGTGCTCTTTGGTCCCGTAACCCTTGTTCTTTGCAAAATGGTACATCGGATAGAGTTCATCGTAGGAAATCATCAGTCGATCCCGGGTCACCTTTGCAATAATGGAGGCTGCCGCTATCGAGAAGCTGAGACCGTCTCCTCCAACAATGGCCCGCGCCGCGTATTCCCACTCGGGAAGGTCCCGGCCATCCACCAAAATAAAATCCGGTGACATGGGCAGATTTTCAACCGCCTCCCGCATGGCTTTGAGGGTGGCTTGCAAAATATTCAGTCGGTCAATTTCCTGCGGATTAACCTTTCCCACCCCCACGCCGGCAGCCTTTTCCAAAATTTCGTGGTACAGCTCCTCTCTTCGGGATGCCGAAAGCTTTTTGCTATCCGTAACGCCTTCAATAAAATCATACGGTTCGAAAACAACGGCTGCGG
This window contains:
- a CDS encoding TIGR04076 family protein, producing the protein MDLTIRVREIKGTCPVYRMGQYFEILDGFRLKIPESQSICLHGLASVMPFYRALAGGISPKELGLECGEKKACLQCPDCAELTGGGSVIFEIEAVP
- a CDS encoding YraN family protein translates to MKISSKHNALGKTGEHLAERFLQKKGYRILEKNFRSRHGEIDLIAEKDEFLVFVEVKTRYVIDEEDPIFRVDKKKQRHLGSAANAYLASHNTPHSSVRFDVVTVQFEKGKPVFRHYEDAFWLEP
- a CDS encoding ribonuclease HII, giving the protein MKSSSEDLLEFEVHYWTEGTQWLAGVDEAGRGPLAGPVVAAAVVFEPYDFIEGVTDSKKLSASRREELYHEILEKAAGVGVGKVNPQEIDRLNILQATLKAMREAVENLPMSPDFILVDGRDLPEWEYAARAIVGGDGLSFSIAAASIIAKVTRDRLMISYDELYPMYHFAKNKGYGTKEHIQALQQFGPSEIHRKSFHWKGYENFQ